The following are encoded together in the Elusimicrobiota bacterium genome:
- a CDS encoding ABC transporter permease, which produces MRNIAILALTGWQENLRRRFYLLSLAFAGVFLYMSLILGVLAVEQENRVLLDFGLGFIELMGLAGALYGSTTIVLREMETKTVYLVLTRPVGRGEYILGRFLGLMLSVLASMALMAAFHLCILWAKGWRGPEPYAAAFLGAYLKVLVTAALTTFVALFSSSALTAGVISCVAWTLGHFLPEIRFLVSHGASRAAVAPLFALSYVVPDLQLFNLRDRVAAVSLAAPEAGLAWWLGYAAIYSAVWLALAWGLLRRKEF; this is translated from the coding sequence ATGAGGAACATCGCCATACTCGCTTTGACCGGCTGGCAGGAGAACCTGCGCCGCCGGTTCTATCTCCTCTCCTTGGCCTTCGCCGGCGTGTTCCTCTATATGAGCTTGATCCTGGGCGTGCTGGCGGTGGAGCAGGAGAACCGGGTCCTGCTCGACTTCGGCCTGGGCTTCATCGAGCTCATGGGCTTGGCCGGCGCCCTTTACGGCTCCACCACCATCGTGCTGCGCGAGATGGAGACCAAGACCGTCTATCTGGTCCTGACCCGGCCGGTGGGCCGCGGCGAGTACATCCTGGGACGCTTCCTGGGCCTCATGCTCTCGGTGCTGGCGTCCATGGCGCTCATGGCGGCTTTCCACCTCTGCATCCTGTGGGCGAAAGGCTGGCGCGGTCCCGAGCCTTATGCCGCGGCCTTCCTGGGAGCGTACTTGAAGGTGCTGGTCACGGCCGCTTTGACCACGTTCGTGGCGCTCTTCTCATCCTCGGCCTTGACCGCGGGAGTCATCTCTTGCGTGGCCTGGACCTTGGGACATTTCCTCCCGGAGATCCGCTTCCTCGTCAGCCATGGGGCCTCCCGGGCCGCGGTCGCGCCTCTCTTCGCGCTCTCCTATGTCGTGCCCGACCTGCAGCTCTTCAACCTTCGCGATCGCGTCGCCGCCGTCTCTTTGGCCGCGCCGGAGGCGGGCCTGGCCTGGT